One window of the Lonchura striata isolate bLonStr1 chromosome 9, bLonStr1.mat, whole genome shotgun sequence genome contains the following:
- the PTBP2 gene encoding polypyrimidine tract-binding protein 2 isoform X1: MDGIVTDVAVGVKRGSDELLSGSVLSSPNSNMSSMVVTANGNDNKKFKGDDKMDGAPSRVLHIRKLPGEVTETEVIALGLPFGKVTNILMLKGKNQAFLELATEEAAITMVNYYSAVTPHLRNQPIYIQYSNHKELKTDNTLNQRAQAVLQAVTAVQASNAPISGTTVSESAVTPAQSPVLRIIIDNMYYPVTLDVLHQIFSKFGAVLKIITFTKNNQFQALLQFGDPVNAQQAKQALDGQNIYNACCTLRIDFSKLVNLNVKYNNDKSRDYTRPDLPSGDGQPTLDPAIAAAFAKETSLLGLPVAAVPGALSPLAIPNAAAAAAAAAAGRVGMPGVSAGGNTVLLVSNLNEEMVTPQSLFTLFGVYGDVQRVKILYNKKDSALIQMADGNQSQLAMSHLNGQKMYGKIIRVTLSKHQSVQLPREGLDDQGLTKDFGNSPLHRFKKPGSKNFQNIFPPSATLHLSNIPPSVAEEDLRTLFANTGGTVKAFKFFQRDHKMALLQMSTVEEAIQALIDLHNYNLGESHHLRVSFSKSTI, from the exons CATTGTCACTGATGTTGCAGTTGGTGTGAAG AGAGGATCTGACGAACTTCTTTCAGGCAGTGTACTCAGTAGCCCGAACTCTAACATGAGCAGCATGGTAGTTACTG CCAATGGTAATGACAACAAGAAATTCAAAGGTGATGATAAAATGGATGGGGCTCCTTCTCGTGTTCTTCATATCAGGAAATTGCCTGGGGAAGTGACAGAAACAGAAGTTATTGCTTTAGGTTTACCTTTTGGTAAAGTAACCAACATCCTGatgctgaaagggaaaaaccAG GCATTTTTAGAACTTGCCACAGAAGAAGCAGCTATCACTATGGTTAATTACTACTCTGCTGTGACACCCCATCTTCGGAACCAACCCATTTATATCCAGTATTCCAATCATAAAGAACTGAAGACTGATAACACACTTAACCAG cggGCCCAAGCTGTTCTTCAGGCAGTGACGGCTGTGCAGGCATCAAACGCTCCCATTAGTGGGACCACTGTTAGTGAGAGTGCAGTGACTCCAGCTCAGAGTCCAGTACTTAGAATAATTATTGACAACATGTACTATCCAGTAACCCTGGATGTTCTTCATCAG ATATTCTCTAAATTTGGTGCTGTATTGAAGATAATCACATTCACAAAGAATAACCAGTTTCAAGCTTTACTGCAGTTTGGTGATCCAGTAAACGcacagcaagcaaagcaa GCCTTAGACGGtcaaaatatttataatgcTTGCTGTACCCTACGGATTGATTTTTCCAAATTGGTGAATTTGAATGTCAAGTACAACAATGATAAAAGCAGGGACTACACTCGTCCTGACCTTCCATCTGGAGATGGACAGCCAACTCTGGACCCAGCTATTGCTGCAGCATTTGCCAAGGAGACCTCTCTTTTAG ggCTTCCTGTTGCAGCTGTTCCAGGAGCTCTGAGTCCCTTGGCTATtccaaatgctgctgctgcagctgctgctgctgctgctggtcgTGTGGGAATGCCTGGAGTTTCAGCTGGTGGCAATACAGTCCTCCTGGTTAGCAATTTAAATGAAGAG ATGGTTACGCCCCAAAGTCTGTTTACCCTCTTCG GTGTTTATGGTGATGTGCAGCGTGTGAAGATTTTATACAATAAGAAAGATAGTGCTCTTATACAGATGGCTGATGGAAACCAGTCACAGCTGG CCATGAGCCATCTTAATGGACAAAAAATGTATGGAAAGATTATTCGGGTAACCCTTTCTAAACATCAGTCAGTACAACTACCTCGAGAGGGACTTGATGACCAAGGGCTGACTAAAGATTTTGGTAATTCACCTTTGCACCGCTTCAAGAAACCTGGTtcaaaaaactttcaaaatatattcCCTCCTTCTGCAACACTTCATCTGTCCAATATTCC ACCATCAGTAGCAGAGGAGGATCTACGCACATTGTTTGCTAACACTGGAGGCACTGtgaaagcatttaaattttttca AAGAGATCACAAGATGGCACTTCTTCAGATGTCAACAGTAGAAGAAGCTATTCAGGCTTTGATTGATCTTCACAATTACAATCTGGGAGAAAGTCACCATCTGAGAGTTTCTTTCTCTAAGTCAACGATTTAA
- the PTBP2 gene encoding polypyrimidine tract-binding protein 2 isoform X2, with the protein MDGIVTDVAVGVKRGSDELLSGSVLSSPNSNMSSMVVTANGNDNKKFKGDDKMDGAPSRVLHIRKLPGEVTETEVIALGLPFGKVTNILMLKGKNQAFLELATEEAAITMVNYYSAVTPHLRNQPIYIQYSNHKELKTDNTLNQRAQAVLQAVTAVQASNAPISGTTVSESAVTPAQSPVLRIIIDNMYYPVTLDVLHQIFSKFGAVLKIITFTKNNQFQALLQFGDPVNAQQAKQALDGQNIYNACCTLRIDFSKLVNLNVKYNNDKSRDYTRPDLPSGDGQPTLDPAIAAAFAKETSLLGLPVAAVPGALSPLAIPNAAAAAAAAAAGRVGMPGVSAGGNTVLLVSNLNEEMVTPQSLFTLFGVYGDVQRVKILYNKKDSALIQMADGNQSQLAMSHLNGQKMYGKIIRVTLSKHQSVQLPREGLDDQGLTKDFGNSPLHRFKKPGSKNFQNIFPPSATLHLSNIPPSVAEEDLRTLFANTGGTVKAFKFFQDHKMALLQMSTVEEAIQALIDLHNYNLGESHHLRVSFSKSTI; encoded by the exons CATTGTCACTGATGTTGCAGTTGGTGTGAAG AGAGGATCTGACGAACTTCTTTCAGGCAGTGTACTCAGTAGCCCGAACTCTAACATGAGCAGCATGGTAGTTACTG CCAATGGTAATGACAACAAGAAATTCAAAGGTGATGATAAAATGGATGGGGCTCCTTCTCGTGTTCTTCATATCAGGAAATTGCCTGGGGAAGTGACAGAAACAGAAGTTATTGCTTTAGGTTTACCTTTTGGTAAAGTAACCAACATCCTGatgctgaaagggaaaaaccAG GCATTTTTAGAACTTGCCACAGAAGAAGCAGCTATCACTATGGTTAATTACTACTCTGCTGTGACACCCCATCTTCGGAACCAACCCATTTATATCCAGTATTCCAATCATAAAGAACTGAAGACTGATAACACACTTAACCAG cggGCCCAAGCTGTTCTTCAGGCAGTGACGGCTGTGCAGGCATCAAACGCTCCCATTAGTGGGACCACTGTTAGTGAGAGTGCAGTGACTCCAGCTCAGAGTCCAGTACTTAGAATAATTATTGACAACATGTACTATCCAGTAACCCTGGATGTTCTTCATCAG ATATTCTCTAAATTTGGTGCTGTATTGAAGATAATCACATTCACAAAGAATAACCAGTTTCAAGCTTTACTGCAGTTTGGTGATCCAGTAAACGcacagcaagcaaagcaa GCCTTAGACGGtcaaaatatttataatgcTTGCTGTACCCTACGGATTGATTTTTCCAAATTGGTGAATTTGAATGTCAAGTACAACAATGATAAAAGCAGGGACTACACTCGTCCTGACCTTCCATCTGGAGATGGACAGCCAACTCTGGACCCAGCTATTGCTGCAGCATTTGCCAAGGAGACCTCTCTTTTAG ggCTTCCTGTTGCAGCTGTTCCAGGAGCTCTGAGTCCCTTGGCTATtccaaatgctgctgctgcagctgctgctgctgctgctggtcgTGTGGGAATGCCTGGAGTTTCAGCTGGTGGCAATACAGTCCTCCTGGTTAGCAATTTAAATGAAGAG ATGGTTACGCCCCAAAGTCTGTTTACCCTCTTCG GTGTTTATGGTGATGTGCAGCGTGTGAAGATTTTATACAATAAGAAAGATAGTGCTCTTATACAGATGGCTGATGGAAACCAGTCACAGCTGG CCATGAGCCATCTTAATGGACAAAAAATGTATGGAAAGATTATTCGGGTAACCCTTTCTAAACATCAGTCAGTACAACTACCTCGAGAGGGACTTGATGACCAAGGGCTGACTAAAGATTTTGGTAATTCACCTTTGCACCGCTTCAAGAAACCTGGTtcaaaaaactttcaaaatatattcCCTCCTTCTGCAACACTTCATCTGTCCAATATTCC ACCATCAGTAGCAGAGGAGGATCTACGCACATTGTTTGCTAACACTGGAGGCACTGtgaaagcatttaaattttttca AGATCACAAGATGGCACTTCTTCAGATGTCAACAGTAGAAGAAGCTATTCAGGCTTTGATTGATCTTCACAATTACAATCTGGGAGAAAGTCACCATCTGAGAGTTTCTTTCTCTAAGTCAACGATTTAA
- the PTBP2 gene encoding polypyrimidine tract-binding protein 2 isoform X3: protein MDGIVTDVAVGVKRGSDELLSGSVLSSPNSNMSSMVVTANGNDNKKFKGDDKMDGAPSRVLHIRKLPGEVTETEVIALGLPFGKVTNILMLKGKNQAFLELATEEAAITMVNYYSAVTPHLRNQPIYIQYSNHKELKTDNTLNQRAQAVLQAVTAVQASNAPISGTTVSESAVTPAQSPVLRIIIDNMYYPVTLDVLHQIFSKFGAVLKIITFTKNNQFQALLQFGDPVNAQQAKQALDGQNIYNACCTLRIDFSKLVNLNVKYNNDKSRDYTRPDLPSGDGQPTLDPAIAAAFAKETSLLAVPGALSPLAIPNAAAAAAAAAAGRVGMPGVSAGGNTVLLVSNLNEEMVTPQSLFTLFGVYGDVQRVKILYNKKDSALIQMADGNQSQLAMSHLNGQKMYGKIIRVTLSKHQSVQLPREGLDDQGLTKDFGNSPLHRFKKPGSKNFQNIFPPSATLHLSNIPPSVAEEDLRTLFANTGGTVKAFKFFQRDHKMALLQMSTVEEAIQALIDLHNYNLGESHHLRVSFSKSTI from the exons CATTGTCACTGATGTTGCAGTTGGTGTGAAG AGAGGATCTGACGAACTTCTTTCAGGCAGTGTACTCAGTAGCCCGAACTCTAACATGAGCAGCATGGTAGTTACTG CCAATGGTAATGACAACAAGAAATTCAAAGGTGATGATAAAATGGATGGGGCTCCTTCTCGTGTTCTTCATATCAGGAAATTGCCTGGGGAAGTGACAGAAACAGAAGTTATTGCTTTAGGTTTACCTTTTGGTAAAGTAACCAACATCCTGatgctgaaagggaaaaaccAG GCATTTTTAGAACTTGCCACAGAAGAAGCAGCTATCACTATGGTTAATTACTACTCTGCTGTGACACCCCATCTTCGGAACCAACCCATTTATATCCAGTATTCCAATCATAAAGAACTGAAGACTGATAACACACTTAACCAG cggGCCCAAGCTGTTCTTCAGGCAGTGACGGCTGTGCAGGCATCAAACGCTCCCATTAGTGGGACCACTGTTAGTGAGAGTGCAGTGACTCCAGCTCAGAGTCCAGTACTTAGAATAATTATTGACAACATGTACTATCCAGTAACCCTGGATGTTCTTCATCAG ATATTCTCTAAATTTGGTGCTGTATTGAAGATAATCACATTCACAAAGAATAACCAGTTTCAAGCTTTACTGCAGTTTGGTGATCCAGTAAACGcacagcaagcaaagcaa GCCTTAGACGGtcaaaatatttataatgcTTGCTGTACCCTACGGATTGATTTTTCCAAATTGGTGAATTTGAATGTCAAGTACAACAATGATAAAAGCAGGGACTACACTCGTCCTGACCTTCCATCTGGAGATGGACAGCCAACTCTGGACCCAGCTATTGCTGCAGCATTTGCCAAGGAGACCTCTCTTTTAG CTGTTCCAGGAGCTCTGAGTCCCTTGGCTATtccaaatgctgctgctgcagctgctgctgctgctgctggtcgTGTGGGAATGCCTGGAGTTTCAGCTGGTGGCAATACAGTCCTCCTGGTTAGCAATTTAAATGAAGAG ATGGTTACGCCCCAAAGTCTGTTTACCCTCTTCG GTGTTTATGGTGATGTGCAGCGTGTGAAGATTTTATACAATAAGAAAGATAGTGCTCTTATACAGATGGCTGATGGAAACCAGTCACAGCTGG CCATGAGCCATCTTAATGGACAAAAAATGTATGGAAAGATTATTCGGGTAACCCTTTCTAAACATCAGTCAGTACAACTACCTCGAGAGGGACTTGATGACCAAGGGCTGACTAAAGATTTTGGTAATTCACCTTTGCACCGCTTCAAGAAACCTGGTtcaaaaaactttcaaaatatattcCCTCCTTCTGCAACACTTCATCTGTCCAATATTCC ACCATCAGTAGCAGAGGAGGATCTACGCACATTGTTTGCTAACACTGGAGGCACTGtgaaagcatttaaattttttca AAGAGATCACAAGATGGCACTTCTTCAGATGTCAACAGTAGAAGAAGCTATTCAGGCTTTGATTGATCTTCACAATTACAATCTGGGAGAAAGTCACCATCTGAGAGTTTCTTTCTCTAAGTCAACGATTTAA
- the PTBP2 gene encoding polypyrimidine tract-binding protein 2 isoform X4, with protein MDGIVTDVAVGVKRGSDELLSGSVLSSPNSNMSSMVVTANGNDNKKFKGDDKMDGAPSRVLHIRKLPGEVTETEVIALGLPFGKVTNILMLKGKNQAFLELATEEAAITMVNYYSAVTPHLRNQPIYIQYSNHKELKTDNTLNQRAQAVLQAVTAVQASNAPISGTTVSESAVTPAQSPVLRIIIDNMYYPVTLDVLHQIFSKFGAVLKIITFTKNNQFQALLQFGDPVNAQQAKQALDGQNIYNACCTLRIDFSKLVNLNVKYNNDKSRDYTRPDLPSGDGQPTLDPAIAAAFAKETSLLAVPGALSPLAIPNAAAAAAAAAAGRVGMPGVSAGGNTVLLVSNLNEEMVTPQSLFTLFGVYGDVQRVKILYNKKDSALIQMADGNQSQLAMSHLNGQKMYGKIIRVTLSKHQSVQLPREGLDDQGLTKDFGNSPLHRFKKPGSKNFQNIFPPSATLHLSNIPPSVAEEDLRTLFANTGGTVKAFKFFQDHKMALLQMSTVEEAIQALIDLHNYNLGESHHLRVSFSKSTI; from the exons CATTGTCACTGATGTTGCAGTTGGTGTGAAG AGAGGATCTGACGAACTTCTTTCAGGCAGTGTACTCAGTAGCCCGAACTCTAACATGAGCAGCATGGTAGTTACTG CCAATGGTAATGACAACAAGAAATTCAAAGGTGATGATAAAATGGATGGGGCTCCTTCTCGTGTTCTTCATATCAGGAAATTGCCTGGGGAAGTGACAGAAACAGAAGTTATTGCTTTAGGTTTACCTTTTGGTAAAGTAACCAACATCCTGatgctgaaagggaaaaaccAG GCATTTTTAGAACTTGCCACAGAAGAAGCAGCTATCACTATGGTTAATTACTACTCTGCTGTGACACCCCATCTTCGGAACCAACCCATTTATATCCAGTATTCCAATCATAAAGAACTGAAGACTGATAACACACTTAACCAG cggGCCCAAGCTGTTCTTCAGGCAGTGACGGCTGTGCAGGCATCAAACGCTCCCATTAGTGGGACCACTGTTAGTGAGAGTGCAGTGACTCCAGCTCAGAGTCCAGTACTTAGAATAATTATTGACAACATGTACTATCCAGTAACCCTGGATGTTCTTCATCAG ATATTCTCTAAATTTGGTGCTGTATTGAAGATAATCACATTCACAAAGAATAACCAGTTTCAAGCTTTACTGCAGTTTGGTGATCCAGTAAACGcacagcaagcaaagcaa GCCTTAGACGGtcaaaatatttataatgcTTGCTGTACCCTACGGATTGATTTTTCCAAATTGGTGAATTTGAATGTCAAGTACAACAATGATAAAAGCAGGGACTACACTCGTCCTGACCTTCCATCTGGAGATGGACAGCCAACTCTGGACCCAGCTATTGCTGCAGCATTTGCCAAGGAGACCTCTCTTTTAG CTGTTCCAGGAGCTCTGAGTCCCTTGGCTATtccaaatgctgctgctgcagctgctgctgctgctgctggtcgTGTGGGAATGCCTGGAGTTTCAGCTGGTGGCAATACAGTCCTCCTGGTTAGCAATTTAAATGAAGAG ATGGTTACGCCCCAAAGTCTGTTTACCCTCTTCG GTGTTTATGGTGATGTGCAGCGTGTGAAGATTTTATACAATAAGAAAGATAGTGCTCTTATACAGATGGCTGATGGAAACCAGTCACAGCTGG CCATGAGCCATCTTAATGGACAAAAAATGTATGGAAAGATTATTCGGGTAACCCTTTCTAAACATCAGTCAGTACAACTACCTCGAGAGGGACTTGATGACCAAGGGCTGACTAAAGATTTTGGTAATTCACCTTTGCACCGCTTCAAGAAACCTGGTtcaaaaaactttcaaaatatattcCCTCCTTCTGCAACACTTCATCTGTCCAATATTCC ACCATCAGTAGCAGAGGAGGATCTACGCACATTGTTTGCTAACACTGGAGGCACTGtgaaagcatttaaattttttca AGATCACAAGATGGCACTTCTTCAGATGTCAACAGTAGAAGAAGCTATTCAGGCTTTGATTGATCTTCACAATTACAATCTGGGAGAAAGTCACCATCTGAGAGTTTCTTTCTCTAAGTCAACGATTTAA